One genomic segment of Sminthopsis crassicaudata isolate SCR6 chromosome 2, ASM4859323v1, whole genome shotgun sequence includes these proteins:
- the ELL3 gene encoding RNA polymerase II elongation factor ELL3 isoform X4 — MAGPQEPLSGRLRLSFTPGPRTSLLLLRLNDSALRALQDCNRIQLWSWTPPATHQPPTPKPCLFPLLCGRKGAEDFCRFPTCLSHLEGKYQRSPYNGAEDTSWSSALPPCLPQAQPVITFRGNRGYLRLPGPGCSCLFSFIVSQCGADGPRGGLDLVRHRLGRSGPGLLRCLGPLRERITICSAVDSVPVSSSLQENQQGEGARETRNQQGNGLHVGPQPQLFVEEVLDPLENSQELQPIPGSSRDHPAQDPSPHPTKGPDQRPSSLSSQRHLNIKRHPSLDLPEPEDKRPRGPSTPQELPSHDPQEGEEWEQDHNAGARQEHSSLPQAGKIYGGDSSCRVKREIFSFHSLVSSTGPEPLLPRETPDYFLQYGVIHSTEQCRVYEQDFEADYAEYRALHARVGAVSRRFMQLGMEIKRVQRGTPEHKVLEDKIVQEYKKFRKRCPGYKEERQRCEYLHQKLSHIKSLILEFEKNGDS, encoded by the exons ATGGCGGGGCCACAGGAGCCTCTGAGCGGGAGGCTGCGGCTCTCTTTCACTCCTGGTCCACGAACTAGTCTCCTACTACTCCGACTCAACGACTCAGCTTTGCGTGCGCTACAGGACTGCAATCGGATACAG CTCTGGTCCTGGACACCCCCGGCCACACACCAACCCCCTACCCCCAAACCCTGCCTCTTCCCACTCCTCTGTGGACGCAAAGGTGCCGAAGACTTCTGCCGATTCCCGACTTGTCTGAGCCACTTAGAAGGCAAGTATCAGAGATCTCCTTACAACGGGGCTGAAGACACTTCTTGGTCCTCAGCTCTCCCTCCTTGTCTCCCTCAGGCCCAACCTGTGATCACCTTCCGGGGCAACCGAGGG TACCTGCGACTTCCCGGCCCTGGCTGTTCCTGCCTCTTCTCTTTCATAGTGTCCCAATGTGGAGCAGATGGGCCAAGAGGTGGGCTGGACCTCGTGCGCCACCGCTTGGGCAG ATCTGGACCAGGCCTGCTTCGATGCCTTGGTCCTCTTCGAGAGCGAATTACTATCTGCTCTGCTGTAGATTCTGTACCAGTATCATCTTCACTTCAGGAAAATCAGCAGGGTGAAGGTGCTAGGGAAACACGGAACCAGCAGGGCAATGGATTGCATGTGGGACCTCAACCACAGCTGTTCGTAGAAGAG GTGCTGGATCCCCTGGAGAACAGTCAAGAGTTACAGCCTATTCCAGGATCCTCAAGAGATCATCCGGCACA GGACCCAAGTCCTCACCCCACAAAAGGGCCAGATCAGAGACCCTCTTCCTTGTCCAGCCAGAGGCACTTGAACATA AAGCGACACCCTTCCCTAGATCTACCAGAACCAGAGGACAAGAGGCCCAGAGGTCCCAGTACCCCACAGGAGCTTCCCAGCCATGATCCACAAGAGGGGGAAGAGTGGGAACAAGACCACAATGCAGGTGCCAGACAGGAACACAGTTCCTTACCACAAGCAGGTAAAATTTATGGGGGTGACAGTTCCTGCAGAGTTAAGAGAGAGATCTTTTCCTTTCATAGTCTTGTGTCTTCAACAGGCCCAGAACCATTGCTTCCTAGAGAAACACCAGACTACTTCCT GCAATATGGAGTCATCCATAGTACTGAACAGTGTCGTGTCTATGAGCAAGATTTTGAAGCAGATTATGCAGAGTATAGAGCCCTACATGCACGTGTTGGGGCTGTCAGCAGAAGATTCATGCAGTTGGGAATGGAGATCAAAAGAGTACAACGAGGCACCCCAGAACACAAG gtGCTAGAAGACAAGATAGTCCAAGAATACAAAAAATTCAGGAAG CGGTGTCCAGGTTACAAGGAAGAAAGACAGCGCTGTGAGTACCTGCATCAGAAACTGTCACACATCAAAAGCCTCATTCTGGAGTTTGAAAAAAACGGAGACAGCTGA
- the ELL3 gene encoding RNA polymerase II elongation factor ELL3 isoform X9 encodes MAGPQEPLSGRLRLSFTPGPRTSLLLLRLNDSALRALQDCNRIQAQPVITFRGNRGYLRLPGPGCSCLFSFIVSQCGADGPRGGLDLVRHRLGRSGPGLLRCLGPLRERITICSAVDSVPVSSSLQENQQGEGARETRNQQGNGLHVGPQPQLFVEEVLDPLENSQELQPIPGSSRDHPAQWVLRDPSPHPTKGPDQRPSSLSSQRHLNIKRHPSLDLPEPEDKRPRGPSTPQELPSHDPQEGEEWEQDHNAGARQEHSSLPQAGKIYGGDSSCRVKREIFSFHSLVSSTGPEPLLPRETPDYFLQYGVIHSTEQCRVYEQDFEADYAEYRALHARVGAVSRRFMQLGMEIKRVQRGTPEHKVLEDKIVQEYKKFRKRCPGYKEERQRCEYLHQKLSHIKSLILEFEKNGDS; translated from the exons ATGGCGGGGCCACAGGAGCCTCTGAGCGGGAGGCTGCGGCTCTCTTTCACTCCTGGTCCACGAACTAGTCTCCTACTACTCCGACTCAACGACTCAGCTTTGCGTGCGCTACAGGACTGCAATCGGATACAG GCCCAACCTGTGATCACCTTCCGGGGCAACCGAGGG TACCTGCGACTTCCCGGCCCTGGCTGTTCCTGCCTCTTCTCTTTCATAGTGTCCCAATGTGGAGCAGATGGGCCAAGAGGTGGGCTGGACCTCGTGCGCCACCGCTTGGGCAG ATCTGGACCAGGCCTGCTTCGATGCCTTGGTCCTCTTCGAGAGCGAATTACTATCTGCTCTGCTGTAGATTCTGTACCAGTATCATCTTCACTTCAGGAAAATCAGCAGGGTGAAGGTGCTAGGGAAACACGGAACCAGCAGGGCAATGGATTGCATGTGGGACCTCAACCACAGCTGTTCGTAGAAGAG GTGCTGGATCCCCTGGAGAACAGTCAAGAGTTACAGCCTATTCCAGGATCCTCAAGAGATCATCCGGCACAGTGGGTATTGAG GGACCCAAGTCCTCACCCCACAAAAGGGCCAGATCAGAGACCCTCTTCCTTGTCCAGCCAGAGGCACTTGAACATA AAGCGACACCCTTCCCTAGATCTACCAGAACCAGAGGACAAGAGGCCCAGAGGTCCCAGTACCCCACAGGAGCTTCCCAGCCATGATCCACAAGAGGGGGAAGAGTGGGAACAAGACCACAATGCAGGTGCCAGACAGGAACACAGTTCCTTACCACAAGCAGGTAAAATTTATGGGGGTGACAGTTCCTGCAGAGTTAAGAGAGAGATCTTTTCCTTTCATAGTCTTGTGTCTTCAACAGGCCCAGAACCATTGCTTCCTAGAGAAACACCAGACTACTTCCT GCAATATGGAGTCATCCATAGTACTGAACAGTGTCGTGTCTATGAGCAAGATTTTGAAGCAGATTATGCAGAGTATAGAGCCCTACATGCACGTGTTGGGGCTGTCAGCAGAAGATTCATGCAGTTGGGAATGGAGATCAAAAGAGTACAACGAGGCACCCCAGAACACAAG gtGCTAGAAGACAAGATAGTCCAAGAATACAAAAAATTCAGGAAG CGGTGTCCAGGTTACAAGGAAGAAAGACAGCGCTGTGAGTACCTGCATCAGAAACTGTCACACATCAAAAGCCTCATTCTGGAGTTTGAAAAAAACGGAGACAGCTGA
- the ELL3 gene encoding RNA polymerase II elongation factor ELL3 isoform X1: MAGPQEPLSGRLRLSFTPGPRTSLLLLRLNDSALRALQDCNRIQLWSWTPPATHQPPTPKPCLFPLLCGRKGAEDFCRFPTCLSHLEGKYQRSPYNGAEDTSWSSALPPCLPQAQPVITFRGNRGYLRLPGPGCSCLFSFIVSQCGADGPRGGLDLVRHRLGRSGPGLLRCLGPLRERITICSAVDSVPVSSSLQENQQGEGARETRNQQGNGLHVGPQPQLFVEEAVSPFPKVLDPLENSQELQPIPGSSRDHPAQWVLRDPSPHPTKGPDQRPSSLSSQRHLNIKRHPSLDLPEPEDKRPRGPSTPQELPSHDPQEGEEWEQDHNAGARQEHSSLPQAGKIYGGDSSCRVKREIFSFHSLVSSTGPEPLLPRETPDYFLQYGVIHSTEQCRVYEQDFEADYAEYRALHARVGAVSRRFMQLGMEIKRVQRGTPEHKVLEDKIVQEYKKFRKRCPGYKEERQRCEYLHQKLSHIKSLILEFEKNGDS, from the exons ATGGCGGGGCCACAGGAGCCTCTGAGCGGGAGGCTGCGGCTCTCTTTCACTCCTGGTCCACGAACTAGTCTCCTACTACTCCGACTCAACGACTCAGCTTTGCGTGCGCTACAGGACTGCAATCGGATACAG CTCTGGTCCTGGACACCCCCGGCCACACACCAACCCCCTACCCCCAAACCCTGCCTCTTCCCACTCCTCTGTGGACGCAAAGGTGCCGAAGACTTCTGCCGATTCCCGACTTGTCTGAGCCACTTAGAAGGCAAGTATCAGAGATCTCCTTACAACGGGGCTGAAGACACTTCTTGGTCCTCAGCTCTCCCTCCTTGTCTCCCTCAGGCCCAACCTGTGATCACCTTCCGGGGCAACCGAGGG TACCTGCGACTTCCCGGCCCTGGCTGTTCCTGCCTCTTCTCTTTCATAGTGTCCCAATGTGGAGCAGATGGGCCAAGAGGTGGGCTGGACCTCGTGCGCCACCGCTTGGGCAG ATCTGGACCAGGCCTGCTTCGATGCCTTGGTCCTCTTCGAGAGCGAATTACTATCTGCTCTGCTGTAGATTCTGTACCAGTATCATCTTCACTTCAGGAAAATCAGCAGGGTGAAGGTGCTAGGGAAACACGGAACCAGCAGGGCAATGGATTGCATGTGGGACCTCAACCACAGCTGTTCGTAGAAGAG GCAGTATCACCTTTCCCCAAGGTGCTGGATCCCCTGGAGAACAGTCAAGAGTTACAGCCTATTCCAGGATCCTCAAGAGATCATCCGGCACAGTGGGTATTGAG GGACCCAAGTCCTCACCCCACAAAAGGGCCAGATCAGAGACCCTCTTCCTTGTCCAGCCAGAGGCACTTGAACATA AAGCGACACCCTTCCCTAGATCTACCAGAACCAGAGGACAAGAGGCCCAGAGGTCCCAGTACCCCACAGGAGCTTCCCAGCCATGATCCACAAGAGGGGGAAGAGTGGGAACAAGACCACAATGCAGGTGCCAGACAGGAACACAGTTCCTTACCACAAGCAGGTAAAATTTATGGGGGTGACAGTTCCTGCAGAGTTAAGAGAGAGATCTTTTCCTTTCATAGTCTTGTGTCTTCAACAGGCCCAGAACCATTGCTTCCTAGAGAAACACCAGACTACTTCCT GCAATATGGAGTCATCCATAGTACTGAACAGTGTCGTGTCTATGAGCAAGATTTTGAAGCAGATTATGCAGAGTATAGAGCCCTACATGCACGTGTTGGGGCTGTCAGCAGAAGATTCATGCAGTTGGGAATGGAGATCAAAAGAGTACAACGAGGCACCCCAGAACACAAG gtGCTAGAAGACAAGATAGTCCAAGAATACAAAAAATTCAGGAAG CGGTGTCCAGGTTACAAGGAAGAAAGACAGCGCTGTGAGTACCTGCATCAGAAACTGTCACACATCAAAAGCCTCATTCTGGAGTTTGAAAAAAACGGAGACAGCTGA
- the ELL3 gene encoding RNA polymerase II elongation factor ELL3 isoform X7: MAGPQEPLSGRLRLSFTPGPRTSLLLLRLNDSALRALQDCNRIQAQPVITFRGNRGYLRLPGPGCSCLFSFIVSQCGADGPRGGLDLVRHRLGRSGPGLLRCLGPLRERITICSAVDSVPVSSSLQENQQGEGARETRNQQGNGLHVGPQPQLFVEEAVSPFPKVLDPLENSQELQPIPGSSRDHPAQWVLRDPSPHPTKGPDQRPSSLSSQRHLNIKRHPSLDLPEPEDKRPRGPSTPQELPSHDPQEGEEWEQDHNAGARQEHSSLPQAGKIYGGDSSCRVKREIFSFHSLVSSTGPEPLLPRETPDYFLQYGVIHSTEQCRVYEQDFEADYAEYRALHARVGAVSRRFMQLGMEIKRVQRGTPEHKVLEDKIVQEYKKFRKRCPGYKEERQRCEYLHQKLSHIKSLILEFEKNGDS; this comes from the exons ATGGCGGGGCCACAGGAGCCTCTGAGCGGGAGGCTGCGGCTCTCTTTCACTCCTGGTCCACGAACTAGTCTCCTACTACTCCGACTCAACGACTCAGCTTTGCGTGCGCTACAGGACTGCAATCGGATACAG GCCCAACCTGTGATCACCTTCCGGGGCAACCGAGGG TACCTGCGACTTCCCGGCCCTGGCTGTTCCTGCCTCTTCTCTTTCATAGTGTCCCAATGTGGAGCAGATGGGCCAAGAGGTGGGCTGGACCTCGTGCGCCACCGCTTGGGCAG ATCTGGACCAGGCCTGCTTCGATGCCTTGGTCCTCTTCGAGAGCGAATTACTATCTGCTCTGCTGTAGATTCTGTACCAGTATCATCTTCACTTCAGGAAAATCAGCAGGGTGAAGGTGCTAGGGAAACACGGAACCAGCAGGGCAATGGATTGCATGTGGGACCTCAACCACAGCTGTTCGTAGAAGAG GCAGTATCACCTTTCCCCAAGGTGCTGGATCCCCTGGAGAACAGTCAAGAGTTACAGCCTATTCCAGGATCCTCAAGAGATCATCCGGCACAGTGGGTATTGAG GGACCCAAGTCCTCACCCCACAAAAGGGCCAGATCAGAGACCCTCTTCCTTGTCCAGCCAGAGGCACTTGAACATA AAGCGACACCCTTCCCTAGATCTACCAGAACCAGAGGACAAGAGGCCCAGAGGTCCCAGTACCCCACAGGAGCTTCCCAGCCATGATCCACAAGAGGGGGAAGAGTGGGAACAAGACCACAATGCAGGTGCCAGACAGGAACACAGTTCCTTACCACAAGCAGGTAAAATTTATGGGGGTGACAGTTCCTGCAGAGTTAAGAGAGAGATCTTTTCCTTTCATAGTCTTGTGTCTTCAACAGGCCCAGAACCATTGCTTCCTAGAGAAACACCAGACTACTTCCT GCAATATGGAGTCATCCATAGTACTGAACAGTGTCGTGTCTATGAGCAAGATTTTGAAGCAGATTATGCAGAGTATAGAGCCCTACATGCACGTGTTGGGGCTGTCAGCAGAAGATTCATGCAGTTGGGAATGGAGATCAAAAGAGTACAACGAGGCACCCCAGAACACAAG gtGCTAGAAGACAAGATAGTCCAAGAATACAAAAAATTCAGGAAG CGGTGTCCAGGTTACAAGGAAGAAAGACAGCGCTGTGAGTACCTGCATCAGAAACTGTCACACATCAAAAGCCTCATTCTGGAGTTTGAAAAAAACGGAGACAGCTGA
- the ELL3 gene encoding RNA polymerase II elongation factor ELL3 isoform X3, with amino-acid sequence MAGPQEPLSGRLRLSFTPGPRTSLLLLRLNDSALRALQDCNRIQLWSWTPPATHQPPTPKPCLFPLLCGRKGAEDFCRFPTCLSHLEGKYQRSPYNGAEDTSWSSALPPCLPQAQPVITFRGNRGYLRLPGPGCSCLFSFIVSQCGADGPRGGLDLVRHRLGRSGPGLLRCLGPLRERITICSAVDSVPVSSSLQENQQGEGARETRNQQGNGLHVGPQPQLFVEEVLDPLENSQELQPIPGSSRDHPAQWVLRDPSPHPTKGPDQRPSSLSSQRHLNIKRHPSLDLPEPEDKRPRGPSTPQELPSHDPQEGEEWEQDHNAGARQEHSSLPQAGKIYGGDSSCRVKREIFSFHSLVSSTGPEPLLPRETPDYFLQYGVIHSTEQCRVYEQDFEADYAEYRALHARVGAVSRRFMQLGMEIKRVQRGTPEHKVLEDKIVQEYKKFRKRCPGYKEERQRCEYLHQKLSHIKSLILEFEKNGDS; translated from the exons ATGGCGGGGCCACAGGAGCCTCTGAGCGGGAGGCTGCGGCTCTCTTTCACTCCTGGTCCACGAACTAGTCTCCTACTACTCCGACTCAACGACTCAGCTTTGCGTGCGCTACAGGACTGCAATCGGATACAG CTCTGGTCCTGGACACCCCCGGCCACACACCAACCCCCTACCCCCAAACCCTGCCTCTTCCCACTCCTCTGTGGACGCAAAGGTGCCGAAGACTTCTGCCGATTCCCGACTTGTCTGAGCCACTTAGAAGGCAAGTATCAGAGATCTCCTTACAACGGGGCTGAAGACACTTCTTGGTCCTCAGCTCTCCCTCCTTGTCTCCCTCAGGCCCAACCTGTGATCACCTTCCGGGGCAACCGAGGG TACCTGCGACTTCCCGGCCCTGGCTGTTCCTGCCTCTTCTCTTTCATAGTGTCCCAATGTGGAGCAGATGGGCCAAGAGGTGGGCTGGACCTCGTGCGCCACCGCTTGGGCAG ATCTGGACCAGGCCTGCTTCGATGCCTTGGTCCTCTTCGAGAGCGAATTACTATCTGCTCTGCTGTAGATTCTGTACCAGTATCATCTTCACTTCAGGAAAATCAGCAGGGTGAAGGTGCTAGGGAAACACGGAACCAGCAGGGCAATGGATTGCATGTGGGACCTCAACCACAGCTGTTCGTAGAAGAG GTGCTGGATCCCCTGGAGAACAGTCAAGAGTTACAGCCTATTCCAGGATCCTCAAGAGATCATCCGGCACAGTGGGTATTGAG GGACCCAAGTCCTCACCCCACAAAAGGGCCAGATCAGAGACCCTCTTCCTTGTCCAGCCAGAGGCACTTGAACATA AAGCGACACCCTTCCCTAGATCTACCAGAACCAGAGGACAAGAGGCCCAGAGGTCCCAGTACCCCACAGGAGCTTCCCAGCCATGATCCACAAGAGGGGGAAGAGTGGGAACAAGACCACAATGCAGGTGCCAGACAGGAACACAGTTCCTTACCACAAGCAGGTAAAATTTATGGGGGTGACAGTTCCTGCAGAGTTAAGAGAGAGATCTTTTCCTTTCATAGTCTTGTGTCTTCAACAGGCCCAGAACCATTGCTTCCTAGAGAAACACCAGACTACTTCCT GCAATATGGAGTCATCCATAGTACTGAACAGTGTCGTGTCTATGAGCAAGATTTTGAAGCAGATTATGCAGAGTATAGAGCCCTACATGCACGTGTTGGGGCTGTCAGCAGAAGATTCATGCAGTTGGGAATGGAGATCAAAAGAGTACAACGAGGCACCCCAGAACACAAG gtGCTAGAAGACAAGATAGTCCAAGAATACAAAAAATTCAGGAAG CGGTGTCCAGGTTACAAGGAAGAAAGACAGCGCTGTGAGTACCTGCATCAGAAACTGTCACACATCAAAAGCCTCATTCTGGAGTTTGAAAAAAACGGAGACAGCTGA
- the ELL3 gene encoding RNA polymerase II elongation factor ELL3 isoform X2, with product MAGPQEPLSGRLRLSFTPGPRTSLLLLRLNDSALRALQDCNRIQLWSWTPPATHQPPTPKPCLFPLLCGRKGAEDFCRFPTCLSHLEGKYQRSPYNGAEDTSWSSALPPCLPQAQPVITFRGNRGYLRLPGPGCSCLFSFIVSQCGADGPRGGLDLVRHRLGRSGPGLLRCLGPLRERITICSAVDSVPVSSSLQENQQGEGARETRNQQGNGLHVGPQPQLFVEEAVSPFPKVLDPLENSQELQPIPGSSRDHPAQDPSPHPTKGPDQRPSSLSSQRHLNIKRHPSLDLPEPEDKRPRGPSTPQELPSHDPQEGEEWEQDHNAGARQEHSSLPQAGKIYGGDSSCRVKREIFSFHSLVSSTGPEPLLPRETPDYFLQYGVIHSTEQCRVYEQDFEADYAEYRALHARVGAVSRRFMQLGMEIKRVQRGTPEHKVLEDKIVQEYKKFRKRCPGYKEERQRCEYLHQKLSHIKSLILEFEKNGDS from the exons ATGGCGGGGCCACAGGAGCCTCTGAGCGGGAGGCTGCGGCTCTCTTTCACTCCTGGTCCACGAACTAGTCTCCTACTACTCCGACTCAACGACTCAGCTTTGCGTGCGCTACAGGACTGCAATCGGATACAG CTCTGGTCCTGGACACCCCCGGCCACACACCAACCCCCTACCCCCAAACCCTGCCTCTTCCCACTCCTCTGTGGACGCAAAGGTGCCGAAGACTTCTGCCGATTCCCGACTTGTCTGAGCCACTTAGAAGGCAAGTATCAGAGATCTCCTTACAACGGGGCTGAAGACACTTCTTGGTCCTCAGCTCTCCCTCCTTGTCTCCCTCAGGCCCAACCTGTGATCACCTTCCGGGGCAACCGAGGG TACCTGCGACTTCCCGGCCCTGGCTGTTCCTGCCTCTTCTCTTTCATAGTGTCCCAATGTGGAGCAGATGGGCCAAGAGGTGGGCTGGACCTCGTGCGCCACCGCTTGGGCAG ATCTGGACCAGGCCTGCTTCGATGCCTTGGTCCTCTTCGAGAGCGAATTACTATCTGCTCTGCTGTAGATTCTGTACCAGTATCATCTTCACTTCAGGAAAATCAGCAGGGTGAAGGTGCTAGGGAAACACGGAACCAGCAGGGCAATGGATTGCATGTGGGACCTCAACCACAGCTGTTCGTAGAAGAG GCAGTATCACCTTTCCCCAAGGTGCTGGATCCCCTGGAGAACAGTCAAGAGTTACAGCCTATTCCAGGATCCTCAAGAGATCATCCGGCACA GGACCCAAGTCCTCACCCCACAAAAGGGCCAGATCAGAGACCCTCTTCCTTGTCCAGCCAGAGGCACTTGAACATA AAGCGACACCCTTCCCTAGATCTACCAGAACCAGAGGACAAGAGGCCCAGAGGTCCCAGTACCCCACAGGAGCTTCCCAGCCATGATCCACAAGAGGGGGAAGAGTGGGAACAAGACCACAATGCAGGTGCCAGACAGGAACACAGTTCCTTACCACAAGCAGGTAAAATTTATGGGGGTGACAGTTCCTGCAGAGTTAAGAGAGAGATCTTTTCCTTTCATAGTCTTGTGTCTTCAACAGGCCCAGAACCATTGCTTCCTAGAGAAACACCAGACTACTTCCT GCAATATGGAGTCATCCATAGTACTGAACAGTGTCGTGTCTATGAGCAAGATTTTGAAGCAGATTATGCAGAGTATAGAGCCCTACATGCACGTGTTGGGGCTGTCAGCAGAAGATTCATGCAGTTGGGAATGGAGATCAAAAGAGTACAACGAGGCACCCCAGAACACAAG gtGCTAGAAGACAAGATAGTCCAAGAATACAAAAAATTCAGGAAG CGGTGTCCAGGTTACAAGGAAGAAAGACAGCGCTGTGAGTACCTGCATCAGAAACTGTCACACATCAAAAGCCTCATTCTGGAGTTTGAAAAAAACGGAGACAGCTGA
- the ELL3 gene encoding RNA polymerase II elongation factor ELL3 isoform X5, whose amino-acid sequence MAGPQEPLSGRLRLSFTPGPRTSLLLLRLNDSALRALQDCNRIQLWSWTPPATHQPPTPKPCLFPLLCGRKGAEDFCRFPTCLSHLEGKYQRSPYNGAEDTSWSSALPPCLPQAQPVITFRGNRGYLRLPGPGCSCLFSFIVSQCGADGPRGGLDLVRHRLGRSGPGLLRCLGPLRERITICSAVDSVPVSSSLQENQQGEGARETRNQQGNGLHVGPQPQLFVEEAVSPFPKVLDPLENSQELQPIPGSSRDHPAQWVLRDPSPHPTKGPDQRPSSLSSQRHLNIKRHPSLDLPEPEDKRPRGPSTPQELPSHDPQEGEEWEQDHNAGARQEHSSLPQAGPEPLLPRETPDYFLQYGVIHSTEQCRVYEQDFEADYAEYRALHARVGAVSRRFMQLGMEIKRVQRGTPEHKVLEDKIVQEYKKFRKRCPGYKEERQRCEYLHQKLSHIKSLILEFEKNGDS is encoded by the exons ATGGCGGGGCCACAGGAGCCTCTGAGCGGGAGGCTGCGGCTCTCTTTCACTCCTGGTCCACGAACTAGTCTCCTACTACTCCGACTCAACGACTCAGCTTTGCGTGCGCTACAGGACTGCAATCGGATACAG CTCTGGTCCTGGACACCCCCGGCCACACACCAACCCCCTACCCCCAAACCCTGCCTCTTCCCACTCCTCTGTGGACGCAAAGGTGCCGAAGACTTCTGCCGATTCCCGACTTGTCTGAGCCACTTAGAAGGCAAGTATCAGAGATCTCCTTACAACGGGGCTGAAGACACTTCTTGGTCCTCAGCTCTCCCTCCTTGTCTCCCTCAGGCCCAACCTGTGATCACCTTCCGGGGCAACCGAGGG TACCTGCGACTTCCCGGCCCTGGCTGTTCCTGCCTCTTCTCTTTCATAGTGTCCCAATGTGGAGCAGATGGGCCAAGAGGTGGGCTGGACCTCGTGCGCCACCGCTTGGGCAG ATCTGGACCAGGCCTGCTTCGATGCCTTGGTCCTCTTCGAGAGCGAATTACTATCTGCTCTGCTGTAGATTCTGTACCAGTATCATCTTCACTTCAGGAAAATCAGCAGGGTGAAGGTGCTAGGGAAACACGGAACCAGCAGGGCAATGGATTGCATGTGGGACCTCAACCACAGCTGTTCGTAGAAGAG GCAGTATCACCTTTCCCCAAGGTGCTGGATCCCCTGGAGAACAGTCAAGAGTTACAGCCTATTCCAGGATCCTCAAGAGATCATCCGGCACAGTGGGTATTGAG GGACCCAAGTCCTCACCCCACAAAAGGGCCAGATCAGAGACCCTCTTCCTTGTCCAGCCAGAGGCACTTGAACATA AAGCGACACCCTTCCCTAGATCTACCAGAACCAGAGGACAAGAGGCCCAGAGGTCCCAGTACCCCACAGGAGCTTCCCAGCCATGATCCACAAGAGGGGGAAGAGTGGGAACAAGACCACAATGCAGGTGCCAGACAGGAACACAGTTCCTTACCACAAGCAG GCCCAGAACCATTGCTTCCTAGAGAAACACCAGACTACTTCCT GCAATATGGAGTCATCCATAGTACTGAACAGTGTCGTGTCTATGAGCAAGATTTTGAAGCAGATTATGCAGAGTATAGAGCCCTACATGCACGTGTTGGGGCTGTCAGCAGAAGATTCATGCAGTTGGGAATGGAGATCAAAAGAGTACAACGAGGCACCCCAGAACACAAG gtGCTAGAAGACAAGATAGTCCAAGAATACAAAAAATTCAGGAAG CGGTGTCCAGGTTACAAGGAAGAAAGACAGCGCTGTGAGTACCTGCATCAGAAACTGTCACACATCAAAAGCCTCATTCTGGAGTTTGAAAAAAACGGAGACAGCTGA